Sequence from the Bacillus thuringiensis genome:
GAGATCCAAAACCTCCAGTGACATTTTCCATAACTGCTTTTGTAGTTCGTTTAAAATCAATTCCATTATGATCATAGAAACGTGAATCCTCAGTTGCAAGGAATGCATTTTCAACTACTTTTGGAATTTGATCATACGTAACGTGGGTTCGTTTTTCAGCACCGTATTCGTAGAAAAAGTTCCCGTTCTTATCAAGAAACTTTGTTGATAAAGGATTGACAAGTTTTGATTTGTCTAATTTTGGAGCGTCCTTCACCATAACAAAGAAAGCGGAAACGCCAGCTACAAGACCAACGATACCGAGAAGTAGACAACCTATAAGGAATTTTTTAAAAAAGGAGCCTTTTTTCTTTGGTTTTTTTTCTTTATTTGTTTCTTGCTGTTGATTTTGATTTTTTACATGATTTCGTTCTGTACGAGAACGATAATTATCTGACATTATACTTTCTCCTACCTTTCATTCTCTCCCCAAAAGTCGAAAAAAGAGCCTTAGTGATGACTCTATCACGAAAAATAAACCGTGTCTAGTACACGGATATAATCAATCCGAGGGTGATAACCGCATGATAATAAAGATCCATGCTCTTCTATTTCTTCTTTCGTAATCGATTTCCGCCCACCAGTATTTTGACGATTCCAAAACGCAATAATATGTTTTGCATCTAATAAATAAAGTTCATCAAAAAGTGTAAATTTAATAATAACAAATGCAATTCCATTATGAGCGATTACTTGCTTCATATGTTCAATTTGATGAAGGTGGAAGTTTTGAAGTGGAAAGCTGGTTTTATTTTTTGTTTCTTTCGCTTCAAAGTCGATGTATTTCCCTTTATATACACCGTTGTAATCTGTTGTAGAAGGTTGTTTAAAATACGCTTCTTTTACCACTGCAGCACTTCGAGCGGGGTAATCTACTTTTACAATTTGAAGAGGAGTAGGTTTTTTATGTACACATGCAATATTATGGGTTAAGTAATATTCATTTGTTTCATTCAATTCCTCTTCAAGGGACATACCTCTATTACTATAAGTATGTTTTTTAATAGGTGTTTTATGAGGTTGTGAAGCTTGATTGAACCGTTTTCCATTTGGGTAACGAATGGTCATAGTGTGTCCACTCCCAACTTGTTAAGAATTACTTACAAAGGTGATTATAACAAAAAATGAAAAAAGATGTGACCTTTTTGAAGAAAGGGATGATGACTTATTCATGTTTACATGGAATGATTATGAAAAAATTAAACAATATCGTAAAAATATCGCTTGTACAGAAGAAGAAAAAATAATCGTTTACAACATTAAGAGGGAAATAGAAATAGCTAATATGGACAACATTTCTCGAACACAGTCTTATCAAGAATATTATGTAAGAAATAGTGAAATCAGGTGGGCCTTCTTAGCGAGTATGGTCTCGAGAAATGCGGGATGGAATATGACTGATTTAAAAGGGAAGTATTATGCTACTGTTTTACCTCAAAAAGTAAAAAAACATTTGTTTCTGACGTATGAAGAAGCGAATTGGATTATTTTTTTAGATGCATTTCCTCAGCTGTTGTTATACGAAGAAAGTAAGAGGAGGCAGGTGCCACTATTCTATCTGTTACAATATTTCAACGTATCCATTTTTATGGAAAAAGAATGGATATATTTTTGGGAGAAAAAAGATATAAACAGGCTCATGACAGCCCTTATTATAAATGAGCAAAATAAAATTCAAAAACCAGTTATTGAGAATGCATATTTTAAAAAACATGTATTCCATACAGTACTTTTTAAATTGCAAGAAATGCTTCATGTTAGTGCCGTTATTTTTCCAACCGTTGAAGGGAATATGTATGGTTTTTCAGTTTATCAATTTGAAACGGTACAAAAGCGTATAGAACTAGGGAAGAAATTAGCGGAGTTACTGTTTCATCCAGATTATAAAAAGTTATTCCATAGGTTTGCATTGCAAACTACACACACAGGGTCAAGAGCAGATTATGAATATTATGTAAGAGGAGCCAGAAAATCTTGTACGCCAGCCCTTAGAGAGGTTTATCTTGTTGTTGCACATAAGGGGATAAGTACGAGAGATTGGTTTTGTAGAGATACAGAAATAAATGAGCTATTTTTACCAGAAGAGTATAAGGGTGAAGTTGATATAACAGAATGGTATAAAAGAAAGAGAGAGCAAATCTATGTTGCTTCTATTGTAAATCGTTTTGTTAAAAGGATGGAAGAGTTCGTGATATAATAAAAAAGAAGTCCCGTCTTCATTTATGAAGACGGGACTTCTTAATGTGAAGTAATCCTGCCATTTGTGCTAAAGATTTAATCTCAAAACTTAATGAATATAAGAGATTAAGGATGCTTCAGAAATTAGCTTTTTGTAAAAGTATTAAAGTTTCACTTTATGTAGCAGGGAAGTTTGGACCATCTAACTTTGGATTGCCAGTTTCGGGTTTATTTTGTTTGTTTTGTTTTTTCTTTTTTTCATCTTTGTTCTTTGCCATCTTCATACACCTCCTTTTTGTATTGTTACCATTTCTATAAATGACATACAAAATGATTTCTTTGACGAATAACAACTAGTTTTGTCATGTGGGCAGGAGTGGGAAATCATTCGGCGAAATTACATGACAAAGGAAAGCAAAGAAGGGGGCGTTTTGTATATGGCGATGGTTCAGAAGGAAGATGTAATGAAAACGATGGATCAAATGTTAAGTTCTCTCGATTTGCTGGAAATGAACATAGGGATTAGAATGAATCATGCATTGAAGGATAAGAGTGAAAAAATATGCAACAAGATAGAAATAACAGAAATGCATATTGAGCATATGGAAAATAAATTAGTGCATCACGAAGAAAAAGGGAATTGGGTGAAGGCATTTCAAAACGTCGTAGTGAGTGCATAATAAGGTGGGAATAAAATGAAGTATGAAGCATTAATACAGTCTTCGGAAAAACTTATGCAGCATAATAATGAAGCGAATGTGAAAAAAAGAGAAATGATTGAATATGATTTTTATAAGGATATGAAACCATTTGTAGATATGGTAGATGAGGAATTAAAATTGTGGAAAGAATTAGCTTATAAATGGATTAAGGAAGAAAAACCGAAGTATATACATGTACAGCAAATTGATCAAGTGTACGATAATTTACAAACAAATGTGTTGCAATGTTTTGTAAATAAAGGAAAAGGTAAGCGATTCTTTGAAACACATCAAGCCATTTCGTATACTTTGCAAAATATAATTGAGCAATGTAAGTAACAAGAGGGGAAACCCTCTTGTTTCTTTATGCTTCTGTCATTGTTGTAGGTTTTGTTGCTCCGTTTATTTCTAATTCTTTTATTAACGTTCGGTAATCTGAAATGCATATTTTTCCTTCGAGATACCAATGTCTCGCAAAGTCTAACAATTCATTTACATTCTCTGTGTAATACCCCTTTTTTTGAGAAAACGCTTGTTTTAAATCCCCTAATACCATGTTGATTCCTCCCCCATGAGAATCTTCTTCTTCATTATCATAGCATGGAAGGGTTTTCTTTTTTAATTTTTTAAAAATTTAAACTTCCGACAAAAATAGACAGATACTCCGTCACACAAATTATTTTGCAGGTACATATTATATATGTAGAAACTTATGTGAAGGAGGAGAGAATGCATGTTTCAACAACCTAACGTATATCAGCAAACGAATCCATATGCACAGCAAAATATGTACCAATATAATACGGATACATATTTACGGTATAATATGTATCCTTTCGAGCCTCATTATGGAAATCAAAATTATTACCAGCCATTTGAAGTGTCGTTTATGAATCAACCGCAACAACAGCAGCAACCCTATATGAATCAACAGCAGCAGCCTTATATGGATCAACAACAGCAACCTTATATGAATTCCCAATACTATATGCCACCACCATCTCCCTATGGAAATCAGCAAGCGATGTTTTATCCACCAAAACAACCGTACCCAACGCAGAATAAACAAAAGCAACAACAGCAACCAAGCCAATTTTCTAGTTTTGTTTCCCAATTTAAAACGTCAGATGGTAACTATGATGTAAATAAAATGATGAATACAGCTGGACAAATGATGAATGCGATGAATCAAGTGACAGGTATTGTAAAGCAAGTTGGAGGATTTTTTGGTAAGTAATTTTGGAGGGGTGTCTATAAAAAAGTATCTTATATGAAGTAGGGACTAGACAAATTTCCTTGGAGTAAATGGGTATATATAACAAACGGCTTTCCCTCTTTTCTCATACTGTAAAGTGTAATCAGATTTTTTTTATGAGAGAGGAGAGAAAAAACTATGCATCATTGTCATCCTTGTTTTGGAGGGCATAAGCCTGTAGGACCTATTTGTACAACTGCTCCTGTCGTTCATCCGACGAAACAATGCGTAACACACTCTTTTTCAACAACGGTGGTGCCACACATTTTCCCAACACATACAACACATGTACATCATCAACAAATTAAAAACCAAAACTTCTTCCCGCAAACAAACTCGAATGTAAATGTTGTAGACCCAATCGATCCAGGATTTGGCGGCGGATGTGGACCATGTGGCCATGGTCATCACCACCACGGCCATCAAATATCTCCATTCGGACCAGGACCGAATGTATCACCGTTTGGACCAGGACCGAATGTATCACCATTTGGACCAGGACCAAATGTATCACCATTTTTACCAAACAATGTATCACCAGTAGGTCCAAATATTGGACCAAACGTTGGTGGAATATTTAAAAAGTAAATGATATGTTAGAACTAGCGAAATGCTAGTTCTTTTTTTGTAATTGGAGTGTTGATATGAAAGTTATTGCAGTAACAGGATATAAGCCATTTGAACTTGGAATATTTAAAAATGATCATCCAGGAGTAGAATGTATAAAAAAGGCGCTGCGTCGTAAATTAACTGCTTTTGTAGAAGGTGGTTTAGAGTGGGTTATAATAAGTGGCCAGTTAGGTGTCGAATTATGGGCTGCTGAAGTTGTTTTTGAAATACAAGTAGAATATCCAGATTTAAAATTAGCGGTATTTACTCCGTTTTTAGAACAAGAAGAAGGTTGGAAGGAAGATAACCGTGAATATTACGAATTTATTCTCTCACAAGCAGACCATATTGATAGTATCACGAAACGGAAGTACGAAAGCCCAGAGCAATTTAAATTAAAAAATCAATTTTTTATTGAAAAAAGTGATGCACTTTTAGCTGTATATGATGAAGAAAAACCAGGGAGTCCTAAATATATTGTAGAAGCAGCAAAGAAAAAAGGAGAAATAGAAAATTATCACAGTTATTTCATTCTTTTTTCCGATTTACAAGATATAATAGAAGAGGAACAGTGGAATAATGCTGAGTAATATGTAATATAGTACTCGTATATATGATTGACAAAAAGCATTGTTTCTGAAAAAATTTAGTTAATGAAAGTTTTGGCAAAAATTTGAGGTGAAGAAAATGATTTCGGATAAAATTAAATTAACGGCAAAAGATATTTTAGAAAAAGAATTTAAAACAGGTATGAGAGGTTATCAACAAGAAGAAGTAGACAAGTTTCTTGATATGATCATTAAAGACTATGAAGCTTTCCACAAGGAGTTTGATCAATTAAAGCAACAAAATGCTCGTTTAAAGCGTGAATTAGAGGAACAAAAACTAGTAGCAACGCAAGTGCCACAACAACCAGTTGTACAAACACCAGTTGCACAACCTGTATATAACAACACGAATACGGACATTTTAAAACGTCTATCTAATTTAGAAAAAGCTGTATTTGGAAGTAAGTTATACGAATAATTTTTGGTGATAAAAAGGTAAAAGCATTTTACATAGAAAAAAACATTGCAAAATCTTTTTGTTTCCACTATACTAATGGATGTCATAACGTTTGGGTAATCGCTGCAACGCCAACGTTGTAGAGGAAAGTCCATGCTCGCACGGCCTGAGATGGCTGTAGTGTTCGTGCCTAGCCAATTCATAAGCTAGGGTATTCTGGCTGTAAGGCTGGTTTAACGGCAGGGAAAAAACCTAAGTCCTTTCGGATATGGTTTGACTACCTTTAAAGTGCCACAGTGACGAAGTCCTTGAAGAAATGATAGGAGTGGAACGAGGTAAACCCCACGAGCGAGAAACCCAAATAATGGTAGGGGAATCTTTTCCAAGGAAATGAACGACGGGAAAGGACAGGTTGTATAACCTGTAGATAGATGATTGCCACCGGAGTACGAGGCGTGGGCCGTTTGCAGTACAAAGGAACAGAACATGGCTTACAGAACGTTATGAACCAACTATGAAATAACTCAGCTCTCCTTTGTTAGAGGAGGGCTTTTTATTTGTATGAAGTTATAAATTATGAGTTAAAATGGTTAATGAGAAAAATTTTCGTAAAATGTAATAATTAATAGGGCAAATTGCTATTAATTATTGTTTGAATATACATAAGAGGTGAATGCAAATGGGAAAAGTTACTTTAATTGCAACAGCGGCAATGGGTATTGAAGCGTTAGTTGCTCGAGAAGTTCGCGATCTTGGTTACGAATGCCAAGTAGAAAACAGCAAAGTAACATTTGAAGCAGATGAAAAGGCGATTTGTCGCACGAATTTATGGTTACGTACTGCGGACCGTGTGAAAATTAAAGTTGGCGAATTCAAAGCGACAACATTTGATGAGCTGTTTGAGAAAACGAAAGCATTAAACTGGGGAGATTATATTCCAGAGAACGGTGAGTTCCCTGTTATCGGTAAATCTTTAAAATCTGAGTTATTCAGTGTTTCGGATTGCCAACGTATCGTTAAAAAGGCTGTCGTTGAAAAATTAAAAACAACATATAAACGTACAACTTGGTTTGAAGAAGATGGTCCGTTATTCCGTATTGAGATTGCAATGTTAAAAGATATTGCAACATTAACAATTGATGCGAGCGGTGTTGGACTTCATAAACGGGGATACCGAATGGATCAAGGGGAAGCTCCTTTAAAAGAAACATTAGCTGCGTCTTTAATTAAATTAACAAACTGGAAGCCAGATCGTCCTTTCGTGGATCCTTTCTGTGGATCAGGTACAATTCCGATTGAAGCAGCATTAATTGGACAAAATATCGCACCAGGATTTAACCGTGGTTTCGCATCAGACGAGTGGGGCTGGGTAGGTAAACAAAACTGGCGTGAAGCTCGTCAAGAAGCTGAAGATTTAGCGAACTATAATCAACCACTGCAAATCATTGGATCAGATATTGATCATCGTATGATTCGAGTTGCTCAAGATAACGCAGAAGAAGTAGGTTTAGGTGATTTAATTACATTTAAACAAATGCAAGTAAAAGATTTCACGACAAAAGAGGATTATGGCTACGTTGTAACGAATCCTCCATACGGAGAACGTTTAAGTGAAAAAGCGCTTGTTGAACAATTGTACAAAGAAATGGGACAAGTATTCCGTCCATTAGATACATGGTCAGCGTATGTATTAACAAGTTACGAAGCATTTGAGAAGTGCTACGGAAAAGATGCATCAAAGAAACGTAAACTGTTTAACGGATTTATCCGTACAGATTACTACCAATACTTCGGAAAACGACCACCGCGTAATTCATAGTATAAAACTCCTCCAGCGCGCATATACTGGCTATTATGTAATGCGTAAAGGAGGAACTGGTATGGATAGTTTCCAATTATCAATGATTCAAAAAGCTATTCACCGTACGTATGATGAGCTCGGAAAAGAAGTAGATAGTCAAGGTGCGATGGTAGATGAAATACAAAAAGCACAAGAAGAATATTTGTCAGCTCTTTCACATGAAACAGCGATTGATAAACGGTATTTAAAGTCATTAATATAGAAGAAAATTTTCCTTTTTCGAAAGGAAAATTTTTTTTCGTGTATTTCTATGTATGGCAACAGGGGAAAGTGGCTGCACACATATGAATAGCAGCTACTATATCTTTTTATAGAAAAACTTTTTGGTTGGAGGCTAAGGATGTTTACTGAGAAGAGATTACCATTTGAAGTAGGAAAACAAGACAATTTTTATGATAAGTTGAATGAGTGGATTGGAGATGTATTTTATGACATCCTTCCGGAAAAAGGCTTTGAAGAGCGTGATGAACAAATTTTCATGGCGTTTCAATTAGAGCGTGCTTTCCAAGAAAAGAAAGTAATGTTCGCAGAAGCGGGTGTAGGAACAGGGAAAACAATTGTATATCTTCTATATGCAATTTGCTATGCGCGTTATACTGGAAAACCAGCTATTATCGCTTGTGCAGATGAAACGTTAATTGAGCAGCTTGTAAAAGAAGAAGGGGACATTGCTAAATTATCCGAAGCGTTAGGCTTATCGGTAGATGTAAGACTTGCGAAATCAATGGATAATTATTTATGTTTACGTAAACTTGAAGATGTTATGAGTGGACGAGCTCCAGAAGTAATTGAAGATGTATACTACGAATTACCGCAGTTTGTATTTGATCATGGTACGATGCAAAACTTTACTCACTACGGTGATCGAAAAGAGTTTCCGCTTTTAAATGATGAGGAATGGTCAAAAATAAATTGGGATTACTTCCAAGATTGCTTCACTTGTGATTCACGTCACCGTTGTGGTCAAACTCTTTCACGTGAACATTATCGTAAAGCGGCAGATTTAATTATTTGTTCTCAAGATTTCTATATGGATCATATTTGGACGTACGATGCTCGTAAGCGTGAAGGGCAAATTCCGTTATTACCAGAAAGTAGCTGCGTTGTATTCGATGAAGGACATCTTGTAGAATATGCAGCCCAAAAAGCTTTAACATATCGTTTAAAGCAAACGATGATGGAGCAACTTCTAACGAGATTATTACAAAATGATATTCGTGAAGAGTTCGCACATTTAGTAGAAGAAACAATTTGGCAAACAGAACGATTCTTTGATGTGTTACAAGAAAATAAAAAGGAAATTGCCGGTTCTGATCGTTTAGAAATTACTGTGACAGAAAAGGTAACAGCTGAAGCGAAGCGACTTTATGCGAAAATTGGTGAGGTCGGTGATGCGTTAGTATTTGAAAGTGAAATGCATACAGTAAACACGTATGATTTAAATATCGTCGATGAACATTTAGATGTATTAGAACATTCACTTCGTTTGTTCATGCACGAGAAAAATGTAATTACATGGGGTGAAGAAGGTGATGGAGCCTTCACGTTAGTAATTATGCCACGTGCAGTTGAAGAAGTATTACAAGAGAAAGTATTCTCGAAGAAAATCCCGTATATTTTCTCTTCTGCTACATTATCTAACAACGATTCATTCGCATTTACAGCAAATAGCCTAGGGGTAAAAGATTATTTATCATTCTCAGTTGCCTCACCATTTGATTACGAAGAACAAATGGCAGTAAACT
This genomic interval carries:
- the recU gene encoding Holliday junction resolvase RecU, which encodes MTIRYPNGKRFNQASQPHKTPIKKHTYSNRGMSLEEELNETNEYYLTHNIACVHKKPTPLQIVKVDYPARSAAVVKEAYFKQPSTTDYNGVYKGKYIDFEAKETKNKTSFPLQNFHLHQIEHMKQVIAHNGIAFVIIKFTLFDELYLLDAKHIIAFWNRQNTGGRKSITKEEIEEHGSLLSCGYHPRIDYIRVLDTVYFS
- a CDS encoding DUF2515 domain-containing protein; translation: MFTWNDYEKIKQYRKNIACTEEEKIIVYNIKREIEIANMDNISRTQSYQEYYVRNSEIRWAFLASMVSRNAGWNMTDLKGKYYATVLPQKVKKHLFLTYEEANWIIFLDAFPQLLLYEESKRRQVPLFYLLQYFNVSIFMEKEWIYFWEKKDINRLMTALIINEQNKIQKPVIENAYFKKHVFHTVLFKLQEMLHVSAVIFPTVEGNMYGFSVYQFETVQKRIELGKKLAELLFHPDYKKLFHRFALQTTHTGSRADYEYYVRGARKSCTPALREVYLVVAHKGISTRDWFCRDTEINELFLPEEYKGEVDITEWYKRKREQIYVASIVNRFVKRMEEFVI
- a CDS encoding phage portal protein, which encodes MLFVKEIILYVIYRNGNNTKRRCMKMAKNKDEKKKKQNKQNKPETGNPKLDGPNFPAT
- a CDS encoding YppE family protein, encoding MKYEALIQSSEKLMQHNNEANVKKREMIEYDFYKDMKPFVDMVDEELKLWKELAYKWIKEEKPKYIHVQQIDQVYDNLQTNVLQCFVNKGKGKRFFETHQAISYTLQNIIEQCK
- a CDS encoding YppF family protein; this translates as MVLGDLKQAFSQKKGYYTENVNELLDFARHWYLEGKICISDYRTLIKELEINGATKPTTMTEA
- a CDS encoding YppG family protein, whose protein sequence is MFQQPNVYQQTNPYAQQNMYQYNTDTYLRYNMYPFEPHYGNQNYYQPFEVSFMNQPQQQQQPYMNQQQQPYMDQQQQPYMNSQYYMPPPSPYGNQQAMFYPPKQPYPTQNKQKQQQQPSQFSSFVSQFKTSDGNYDVNKMMNTAGQMMNAMNQVTGIVKQVGGFFGK
- a CDS encoding spore coat protein, which gives rise to MHHCHPCFGGHKPVGPICTTAPVVHPTKQCVTHSFSTTVVPHIFPTHTTHVHHQQIKNQNFFPQTNSNVNVVDPIDPGFGGGCGPCGHGHHHHGHQISPFGPGPNVSPFGPGPNVSPFGPGPNVSPFLPNNVSPVGPNIGPNVGGIFKK
- a CDS encoding DUF1273 domain-containing protein, encoding MKVIAVTGYKPFELGIFKNDHPGVECIKKALRRKLTAFVEGGLEWVIISGQLGVELWAAEVVFEIQVEYPDLKLAVFTPFLEQEEGWKEDNREYYEFILSQADHIDSITKRKYESPEQFKLKNQFFIEKSDALLAVYDEEKPGSPKYIVEAAKKKGEIENYHSYFILFSDLQDIIEEEQWNNAE
- the gpsB gene encoding cell division regulator GpsB, whose protein sequence is MISDKIKLTAKDILEKEFKTGMRGYQQEEVDKFLDMIIKDYEAFHKEFDQLKQQNARLKRELEEQKLVATQVPQQPVVQTPVAQPVYNNTNTDILKRLSNLEKAVFGSKLYE
- a CDS encoding THUMP domain-containing class I SAM-dependent RNA methyltransferase — its product is MGKVTLIATAAMGIEALVAREVRDLGYECQVENSKVTFEADEKAICRTNLWLRTADRVKIKVGEFKATTFDELFEKTKALNWGDYIPENGEFPVIGKSLKSELFSVSDCQRIVKKAVVEKLKTTYKRTTWFEEDGPLFRIEIAMLKDIATLTIDASGVGLHKRGYRMDQGEAPLKETLAASLIKLTNWKPDRPFVDPFCGSGTIPIEAALIGQNIAPGFNRGFASDEWGWVGKQNWREARQEAEDLANYNQPLQIIGSDIDHRMIRVAQDNAEEVGLGDLITFKQMQVKDFTTKEDYGYVVTNPPYGERLSEKALVEQLYKEMGQVFRPLDTWSAYVLTSYEAFEKCYGKDASKKRKLFNGFIRTDYYQYFGKRPPRNS
- a CDS encoding DUF3921 family protein, whose translation is MDSFQLSMIQKAIHRTYDELGKEVDSQGAMVDEIQKAQEEYLSALSHETAIDKRYLKSLI
- a CDS encoding ATP-dependent DNA helicase, with protein sequence MFTEKRLPFEVGKQDNFYDKLNEWIGDVFYDILPEKGFEERDEQIFMAFQLERAFQEKKVMFAEAGVGTGKTIVYLLYAICYARYTGKPAIIACADETLIEQLVKEEGDIAKLSEALGLSVDVRLAKSMDNYLCLRKLEDVMSGRAPEVIEDVYYELPQFVFDHGTMQNFTHYGDRKEFPLLNDEEWSKINWDYFQDCFTCDSRHRCGQTLSREHYRKAADLIICSQDFYMDHIWTYDARKREGQIPLLPESSCVVFDEGHLVEYAAQKALTYRLKQTMMEQLLTRLLQNDIREEFAHLVEETIWQTERFFDVLQENKKEIAGSDRLEITVTEKVTAEAKRLYAKIGEVGDALVFESEMHTVNTYDLNIVDEHLDVLEHSLRLFMHEKNVITWGEEGDGAFTLVIMPRAVEEVLQEKVFSKKIPYIFSSATLSNNDSFAFTANSLGVKDYLSFSVASPFDYEEQMAVNLLSHTKENEWERKCQYTLENIQKTNGRTLVLFRTTQELAAFKEYVSKEQMSVPFLYEGDQEISQLVSRFQNEEETVLCAVHLWEGLDIPGSSLSHVIIWSLPFPPNDPVFEAKRKHVNDPFWDVDVPYMILRLRQGIGRLIRTSDDKGTISIFLSDTEDEKVVEAVKNVLPVEGKEL